In Anabaena sphaerica FACHB-251, a genomic segment contains:
- a CDS encoding fumarylacetoacetate hydrolase family protein, translated as MAQRYVRVKSQEGQIYYGLLQLSLNVEVLDAPPWLEGQPTDLILEPDKYRILAPCSPSKIVAVGKNYADHAAEMGTSVPAEPLIFLKPPTTVIASEMEIKYPPQSQRVDYEGELALVIGDRTCDCTPEEAQSKIWGYTIANDVTARDLQKKDAQWTRAKGFDTFCPLGPWIVRELNPGARLQTFLNEDPHPVQSAGIDQMVFSPDFLVSYISQVMTLLPGDVVLTGTPFGVGALNLGDHIRVEIEGIGRLENRVINR; from the coding sequence ATGGCGCAACGCTATGTGCGAGTTAAAAGTCAAGAAGGACAAATTTACTATGGGTTGCTGCAATTATCCCTCAATGTGGAGGTTTTGGACGCTCCACCTTGGTTGGAAGGGCAACCCACAGATTTAATTTTAGAACCAGACAAATACCGAATTCTGGCCCCCTGTTCACCGTCCAAAATAGTGGCTGTAGGCAAGAATTATGCCGATCATGCAGCAGAAATGGGAACTTCAGTACCCGCTGAACCGCTGATTTTCCTCAAACCGCCTACAACTGTCATTGCCTCAGAAATGGAAATTAAATATCCTCCACAGTCACAGCGGGTAGACTATGAAGGCGAGTTAGCATTAGTGATAGGCGATCGCACCTGTGACTGTACACCAGAAGAAGCCCAAAGCAAAATTTGGGGTTACACCATTGCCAATGATGTCACCGCCAGGGATTTACAAAAGAAAGATGCTCAATGGACTAGAGCCAAAGGTTTTGATACATTCTGCCCCTTGGGTCCTTGGATTGTCCGAGAATTGAACCCAGGAGCCAGATTGCAGACCTTTTTGAATGAAGATCCTCATCCCGTTCAATCTGCTGGTATTGATCAGATGGTGTTTTCTCCAGATTTTTTAGTGTCTTATATTAGTCAAGTGATGACACTATTACCTGGGGATGTAGTGCTAACAGGTACACCTTTTGGGGTGGGAGCATTAAATTTAGGCGATCACA
- the rpsF gene encoding 30S ribosomal protein S6, whose product MTTVYETMYILRPDLGDEQVDQAVTKYQNLLTEQGAQNIEIQNRGKRRLAYEINRHRDGIYIQFNYTAPAGAIAPLERAMRLSEEVIRYLTVKQEVREEKSAKEAVTA is encoded by the coding sequence ATGACCACAGTTTACGAAACAATGTACATTCTCCGCCCTGACTTGGGAGATGAGCAGGTAGATCAAGCCGTTACTAAATACCAGAACTTGTTAACTGAACAAGGCGCACAGAATATTGAAATTCAAAATCGTGGTAAGCGTCGTCTTGCTTATGAAATCAATAGGCATCGTGACGGCATCTACATCCAATTTAACTACACAGCCCCCGCAGGTGCGATCGCTCCCTTAGAACGTGCCATGCGATTGAGCGAAGAAGTGATTCGCTACCTTACAGTTAAGCAAGAAGTACGCGAAGAAAAATCAGCTAAAGAAGCTGTAACCGCCTAA
- a CDS encoding Npun_F5560 family protein: protein MSQSDTPNIQALSTEVSQLRQELQLRDQLVQQLSQELFRLVKGNTSFIPQRTEPDCDLSQLEALREQLQAVEEQVAFYQEQITSRDSEIHQLRQSVQELTDRSRMLEQVVQELPQIYRRKFEERMAPVRDKVAMLQRENRQLQAELQSVSYRLALKTRHSSHSGIDLPNFSSPMSGQANISTPQNA from the coding sequence GTGAGCCAATCTGACACCCCCAACATCCAAGCTCTTTCTACTGAAGTATCGCAGTTGCGTCAAGAGTTGCAACTGAGAGATCAATTAGTACAACAGCTATCTCAAGAACTGTTCCGACTGGTAAAGGGTAATACTAGCTTTATCCCTCAACGGACTGAGCCTGATTGCGATTTGAGTCAATTAGAGGCTTTAAGAGAACAACTCCAAGCTGTGGAAGAGCAAGTAGCGTTCTACCAAGAGCAAATTACATCTCGTGACTCAGAAATTCACCAATTACGACAGTCAGTTCAAGAATTAACTGATCGCAGTCGGATGTTGGAGCAAGTAGTACAAGAATTACCCCAAATTTACCGACGTAAATTTGAGGAACGGATGGCTCCAGTCAGAGATAAGGTAGCAATGCTGCAAAGAGAAAATCGCCAACTACAAGCAGAATTGCAAAGTGTGAGTTATCGGTTAGCACTTAAAACTCGTCACTCAAGTCATAGTGGTATTGATTTACCGAATTTCTCCAGTCCTATGTCTGGGCAAGCAAATATATCTACTCCTCAAAACGCCTAA
- a CDS encoding STAS domain-containing protein, with amino-acid sequence MTLTQERQVILFKPQGSIDLQVGTALSEQMAGVIPQPDQLWVIDLAEVEFMDSSGLVPLVQALKAAREIGCRLVLCNVQAPVRLILELTHLDSVFEIVNNYEDIFSGLNEQSLVTAG; translated from the coding sequence ATGACTCTTACACAAGAACGCCAAGTGATTTTGTTCAAACCCCAAGGAAGCATAGACTTACAGGTTGGTACGGCCTTGAGCGAACAGATGGCTGGAGTAATACCTCAGCCTGATCAACTCTGGGTTATCGATCTAGCAGAAGTTGAATTCATGGATAGTTCTGGTTTAGTTCCCCTAGTCCAAGCACTGAAAGCTGCACGTGAAATCGGTTGTCGCTTAGTTCTCTGCAATGTGCAAGCTCCTGTAAGACTAATTTTAGAACTTACTCACCTAGATTCAGTGTTTGAGATAGTTAACAATTACGAAGATATATTTTCTGGACTTAACGAGCAAAGTTTGGTGACAGCAGGCTAA
- a CDS encoding DedA family protein, translated as MSFELISLENIQEFAQSYGYWAIFLGILLENLGIPLPGETVTLVGGFLAGSDELNYWLVLGDAVTGAVIGGTCGYWIGRVGGWPFLLQVGKIFRISETRLLSIKEQFSENAAKAVFFGRFFALLRIFASPLAGIAEMPFGKFLVYNLAGASAWASVMVTLAFFAGRIVSLEQLVAWVSQFAILALLILVAVIVVPIWWESRQVKHQTGE; from the coding sequence ATGTCTTTTGAGCTAATTTCACTAGAAAACATCCAAGAATTTGCTCAATCTTATGGTTATTGGGCAATTTTTTTAGGAATTTTGCTAGAGAATTTGGGCATTCCTCTTCCCGGTGAAACCGTGACTTTAGTGGGCGGTTTCCTGGCTGGTAGTGATGAGCTTAATTACTGGCTGGTTCTGGGTGACGCTGTTACAGGTGCTGTAATTGGCGGTACTTGCGGCTATTGGATTGGCAGGGTTGGTGGTTGGCCATTCCTGCTACAGGTTGGTAAGATATTCCGCATATCTGAAACCCGACTGCTGAGTATTAAAGAGCAATTTAGTGAAAATGCTGCTAAAGCTGTATTTTTTGGTCGCTTTTTCGCGTTATTGAGAATTTTTGCATCCCCACTTGCTGGTATAGCTGAAATGCCCTTCGGGAAATTCTTGGTATATAACTTAGCAGGAGCTTCTGCCTGGGCTAGTGTGATGGTGACTTTAGCTTTCTTTGCAGGCAGAATTGTTTCTCTAGAACAATTAGTTGCTTGGGTAAGTCAATTTGCAATTTTGGCATTACTTATCCTAGTTGCTGTGATTGTTGTGCCTATTTGGTGGGAATCACGCCAAGTTAAGCATCAAACTGGGGAATAG
- a CDS encoding argininosuccinate synthase — protein MGRAKKVVLAYSGGVDTSVCIPYLKKEWGVEEVITLAADLGQGDELEPVREKALKSGASESLVADVKESFVTEYAFPAIQANALYENRYPLGTALARPLIAKVLVETAEKYGADAIAHGCTGKGNDQVRFDVSCTALNPNLKILAPAREWGMSREQTIAYGEQFGIPTPVKKSSPFSIDKNLLGRSIEAGVLEDPANEPPEEIYEMTKAIADTPNEPEYLEIGFQKGIPTAINGTSKNPVELIEQLNQIVGNHGIGRIDMIENRLVGIKSREIYESPAMVVLINAHRDLESLTLTADVTQYKRGIEETYTKLVYNGLWYSPLKAALDAFIQQTQERVSGVVRLKLFKGNATIVGRWSDNSLYTPDLATYGAEDQFDHKAAEGFIYVWGLPTRIWAQTNK, from the coding sequence ATGGGTCGCGCCAAAAAGGTTGTCTTAGCATATTCTGGTGGAGTTGATACTTCTGTTTGCATACCCTACTTAAAAAAAGAATGGGGAGTTGAAGAGGTAATTACCCTAGCAGCAGATTTAGGTCAGGGAGATGAATTAGAACCAGTACGAGAAAAAGCTCTTAAATCTGGTGCAAGTGAATCCCTGGTAGCGGATGTCAAAGAGAGTTTCGTGACAGAGTACGCATTTCCCGCAATTCAAGCCAACGCACTCTATGAAAATCGCTATCCGCTGGGAACTGCATTAGCTAGACCTTTGATTGCTAAGGTATTAGTAGAAACAGCCGAAAAATACGGTGCTGATGCGATCGCTCACGGTTGCACAGGTAAAGGTAACGATCAAGTACGTTTTGATGTTTCCTGTACAGCCTTAAATCCCAACTTAAAGATTCTCGCACCAGCAAGAGAATGGGGAATGAGCCGAGAACAAACTATAGCTTATGGTGAGCAATTTGGCATTCCTACACCCGTGAAAAAGTCTTCTCCCTTCAGTATCGACAAAAACTTACTTGGTCGGAGTATTGAAGCTGGTGTGTTGGAAGATCCAGCAAATGAACCACCAGAAGAAATTTATGAAATGACCAAAGCTATAGCCGATACCCCTAACGAGCCAGAATATCTGGAAATTGGCTTCCAAAAAGGCATTCCTACCGCCATCAACGGTACATCCAAAAATCCGGTTGAGTTAATTGAACAACTCAATCAAATCGTAGGAAATCACGGTATTGGTCGGATTGACATGATTGAAAACCGCTTAGTAGGTATTAAATCACGGGAAATCTACGAATCACCCGCAATGGTAGTCCTAATTAACGCCCACCGCGATTTAGAAAGCCTGACTTTAACAGCAGATGTTACTCAATATAAACGGGGTATTGAAGAAACTTACACCAAACTCGTATACAACGGACTTTGGTATAGCCCACTCAAAGCCGCATTAGATGCCTTTATTCAACAAACACAAGAGAGAGTTTCTGGTGTTGTGCGGTTAAAACTTTTCAAAGGTAACGCCACTATAGTTGGCCGTTGGAGTGATAATTCCCTCTATACTCCCGACTTAGCCACCTACGGAGCAGAAGATCAATTTGATCACAAAGCCGCAGAAGGCTTTATCTATGTCTGGGGACTACCTACCCGCATTTGGGCGCAGACTAACAAGTAA
- a CDS encoding glycosyltransferase family 2 protein: MFFSVVIPTYNRLPILQKCLRALESQQWRDDHLVQGYEVVLVDDGSTDGTLNWLESHKDEFPHVRCFEQDHAGPAAARNLGVEKAEGDTIIFIDSDLVVLSNFLQAHTEALVQGKEKLGSDRFFTYGAVINTCNFENPTSEPYKITDFSAAFFATGNVAIPKHWLEKAGLFDTGFQLYGWEDLELGVRLKNLGLQLIKCPEAVGYHWHPAFRLQQIPKLIDQEIQRGRMGVLFYQKHPTWEVKMMIQMTWFHRLLWGILSLNGLLNEKTMAPFLQWLINIGKPQLALEIARIFLNWYNVKGVYAAYAEILDK, from the coding sequence GTGTTTTTTAGTGTTGTAATTCCCACTTATAATCGCCTACCGATTTTGCAAAAATGCCTCCGCGCTTTGGAGTCACAGCAATGGAGAGATGATCACCTTGTTCAAGGTTATGAGGTAGTTTTGGTAGATGATGGTTCTACTGATGGGACTTTGAACTGGTTAGAGTCACATAAAGATGAGTTTCCTCATGTACGGTGTTTTGAACAGGATCATGCTGGTCCTGCCGCTGCGCGAAATTTGGGTGTAGAAAAAGCCGAGGGTGACACGATTATTTTTATTGATAGTGATTTGGTGGTTTTGTCTAATTTCTTGCAAGCTCATACAGAAGCTTTGGTACAAGGAAAGGAGAAATTAGGGAGCGATCGCTTTTTTACCTATGGGGCTGTAATTAATACTTGTAATTTTGAAAATCCTACTTCAGAACCTTATAAAATCACAGATTTTTCGGCTGCTTTTTTCGCTACGGGTAATGTAGCTATTCCTAAACATTGGTTAGAAAAAGCTGGTTTGTTTGATACTGGTTTTCAACTCTATGGTTGGGAAGATTTAGAGTTAGGTGTGAGATTAAAAAATTTGGGTTTGCAATTAATTAAATGTCCTGAAGCTGTTGGTTATCATTGGCATCCAGCTTTTAGGTTACAACAAATTCCTAAGTTAATTGATCAAGAAATTCAACGCGGAAGGATGGGAGTTTTATTTTATCAAAAACATCCTACATGGGAAGTAAAAATGATGATTCAAATGACTTGGTTTCATCGTTTATTGTGGGGAATTTTATCTTTAAATGGGTTGTTGAATGAAAAAACGATGGCTCCTTTTTTACAATGGTTGATTAATATTGGTAAGCCGCAGTTGGCGCTGGAAATTGCGCGGATTTTTTTGAATTGGTATAATGTCAAGGGTGTTTATGCGGCTTATGCTGAAATTCTGGATAAATAG
- the rpsB gene encoding 30S ribosomal protein S2 — protein sequence MPVVSLAQMMESGVHFGHQTRRWNPKMSPYIYTSRNGVHIIDLVQTAQLMDNAYNYMRTQAEQGKKFLFVGTKRQAAGIIAQEATRCGSHYINQRWLGGMLTNWATIKTRADRLKDLERREENGALDLLPKKEASMLRREMSKLQKYLGGIKNMRKVPDVVIIVDQRREYNAVQECEKLGIPIVSMLDTNCDPDVVDIPIPANDDAIRSIKLIVGKLADAIYEGRHGQLEAEGDYEDYEGAEEDYDYDETEYADSFIPDDEDKE from the coding sequence ATGCCAGTCGTTTCATTGGCTCAAATGATGGAGTCAGGTGTTCACTTTGGGCATCAAACCCGACGTTGGAACCCAAAGATGTCTCCATACATCTACACTTCCCGCAATGGTGTACATATCATTGATTTGGTGCAAACTGCCCAGTTGATGGATAATGCCTACAACTATATGCGGACACAAGCAGAGCAAGGGAAGAAATTCTTGTTTGTTGGTACAAAGCGCCAAGCAGCAGGGATTATTGCTCAAGAAGCTACCCGTTGTGGTTCTCACTACATTAACCAACGTTGGTTGGGTGGAATGCTCACCAACTGGGCTACCATCAAAACCAGAGCAGACCGTCTGAAAGATTTAGAACGTCGGGAAGAAAACGGCGCACTGGATTTATTGCCTAAGAAAGAAGCGTCTATGCTGCGACGAGAAATGTCGAAGCTGCAAAAATACTTGGGCGGCATTAAAAATATGCGGAAAGTCCCCGATGTAGTGATAATTGTTGACCAACGTCGGGAGTATAACGCCGTTCAAGAATGCGAAAAATTGGGTATTCCTATTGTGTCCATGCTGGATACAAACTGTGATCCAGATGTAGTAGATATTCCCATCCCAGCGAATGATGACGCAATCAGATCAATTAAGCTGATTGTCGGCAAATTAGCAGATGCTATTTATGAAGGCCGTCATGGTCAGCTGGAAGCGGAAGGGGATTACGAAGATTACGAAGGCGCTGAGGAAGATTACGACTACGATGAAACTGAGTACGCTGACTCGTTCATTCCCGACGACGAAGATAAAGAATAA
- the tsf gene encoding translation elongation factor Ts has product MAEISAKLVQELRQKTGAGMMDCKKALKETDGNIDEAIDWLRKKGIASAGKKSDRIAAEGLVDTYIQPGGKVGVLIEVNCQTDFVARNDAFKSLVKNLAQQATTADSVESLLAQPYIEKASVTVDEFIKETIATLGENIQVRRFVNFALGNTPGVVDSYIHTGGRVGVLVQLSAQTDASAGKEEFQSLAKNAAMQVAACPNVEYVSVDQIPAEVVKKEKDIEMGKDDLGNKPENIKEKIVQGRIDKRLKEMTLLDQPYIRDQSISVEDLVKQVKSKVGDEIQVHRFVRYVLGEGIEKQEISFAEEVAAQMGAK; this is encoded by the coding sequence ATGGCGGAAATATCTGCAAAACTCGTCCAAGAGCTACGCCAAAAAACTGGTGCCGGCATGATGGACTGCAAAAAGGCGCTGAAAGAAACTGATGGCAATATTGACGAAGCCATAGACTGGCTACGTAAAAAAGGCATCGCTTCGGCGGGTAAAAAAAGCGATCGCATCGCAGCAGAAGGTCTAGTAGACACCTACATTCAGCCTGGTGGTAAGGTGGGTGTACTGATAGAAGTTAACTGTCAAACAGATTTTGTTGCCCGTAACGATGCTTTCAAATCTTTAGTTAAGAATCTGGCACAACAAGCGACAACTGCTGATAGCGTTGAGTCTTTGCTGGCTCAACCCTATATTGAAAAAGCCAGCGTGACTGTAGATGAGTTTATCAAAGAAACTATTGCTACCCTGGGTGAAAATATTCAGGTGCGGCGCTTTGTCAATTTTGCGCTTGGTAACACACCAGGAGTAGTAGACAGCTACATTCATACGGGTGGTCGAGTTGGTGTTTTGGTTCAATTGAGCGCCCAAACTGACGCATCTGCTGGTAAAGAAGAGTTTCAAAGCTTGGCTAAAAATGCAGCTATGCAAGTAGCAGCTTGCCCCAATGTCGAGTATGTCAGTGTAGACCAAATTCCTGCTGAAGTTGTCAAAAAAGAAAAAGACATCGAAATGGGCAAGGATGACTTGGGCAATAAACCAGAGAACATTAAAGAAAAGATTGTTCAAGGACGAATTGACAAACGCCTCAAAGAAATGACTTTGCTGGATCAACCTTACATCCGCGACCAAAGCATCTCTGTAGAAGACTTGGTGAAGCAAGTTAAGTCTAAAGTAGGCGACGAGATCCAAGTACATCGCTTTGTGCGCTATGTGCTAGGTGAAGGCATTGAAAAGCAAGAAATTAGCTTTGCTGAAGAAGTAGCTGCTCAAATGGGCGCTAAGTAA
- the recG gene encoding ATP-dependent DNA helicase RecG, translating to MTNETPDWIRLHKALAVEAESGFTDLVGKQYRFSEFLSLTFGKFPQALPPKERSRWHGIAMQFASYPNLEVEARQHLIAEVRRYLYQLQQELEEGEEKTKGEGEKGRIYPSKTINLTTPIVAEVSKKLAPKIEQKLSDLPEIGIKKAENLARLDLLTVRDLLFYYPRDHIDYARQVNIQELQGGETVTIIATVKRINCFTSPKNKKLSILELMLKDNTGQIKVSRFYAGARFSSRGWQESLKRRYAVGSVLAACGLVKGGKYGLTLDNPELEVLANPGDAIDSLTIGRVVPIYALTEGVVANTVRQAVIAALPAAAHLKDPLPSGLRKKYDLMELKDAIPNIHFPKDSDTLKSARRRLVFDEFFYLQVGLLQRQKKAKEIQTSAVLAPKGKLLEEFNEILPFKFTGAQQRVINDILNDLQKPTPMNRLVQGDVGSGKTVVAVVAILAAIQSGYQAALMAPTEVLAEQHYRKLVSWFNLLHLPVELLTGSTKIAKRREIHSQLETGELPLLVGTHALIQDKVNFQSLGLVVIDEQHRFGVEQRAKLQQKGEQPHVLTMTATPIPRTLALTVHGDLDVSQIDELPPGRQQIKTTLLTGQQRPQAYDLMRREVAQGRQIYVVLPLVEESEKLDLRSAVDEHQKLQESVFPDFQVGLLHGRMTSAEKDEAITKFRDNETQILVSTTVVEVGVDVPNATVMLIEHAERFGLSQLHQLRGRVGRGAAQSYCLLMSSSRSADAQQRLKVLEQSQDGFFISEMDMRFRGPGEVMGTRQSGVADFTLASLVEDEDVLLLARQAAEKVIDMDVSLARWPLMKDELQYRYARLMGGAILT from the coding sequence ATGACAAATGAAACACCCGATTGGATAAGATTGCATAAAGCTTTGGCAGTAGAGGCCGAATCTGGCTTTACAGATTTGGTGGGTAAGCAATACCGCTTCAGTGAATTTCTCAGTTTGACCTTTGGGAAATTCCCCCAAGCTTTGCCACCAAAAGAACGCTCACGCTGGCATGGAATAGCTATGCAATTTGCCAGTTATCCAAATCTGGAAGTGGAAGCAAGACAACATTTAATAGCAGAAGTCAGAAGATATCTTTACCAATTGCAGCAAGAACTAGAAGAGGGTGAAGAAAAGACCAAGGGAGAAGGGGAGAAGGGGAGAATATATCCCAGTAAAACTATAAATCTCACAACCCCAATTGTTGCGGAAGTGAGTAAAAAACTAGCTCCAAAAATTGAGCAAAAACTGAGTGATTTGCCAGAGATTGGCATTAAAAAAGCTGAAAATTTGGCACGTTTGGATTTATTGACTGTGCGTGATTTGCTGTTTTATTATCCTCGTGATCATATTGATTATGCACGTCAAGTCAATATTCAAGAATTGCAGGGAGGGGAAACAGTAACAATCATAGCAACAGTAAAGCGTATTAATTGTTTTACTAGCCCTAAAAATAAGAAGTTATCAATTTTAGAATTGATGCTGAAAGATAATACAGGGCAAATTAAAGTTAGTCGTTTTTATGCTGGGGCGCGTTTTAGTAGTCGTGGTTGGCAGGAAAGCTTAAAACGCCGCTATGCTGTGGGTAGTGTTTTGGCGGCTTGTGGGTTGGTGAAAGGTGGGAAATATGGTTTAACTTTGGATAATCCAGAATTGGAAGTTTTGGCAAATCCAGGAGATGCGATTGATTCGCTGACCATTGGCCGCGTTGTGCCGATTTATGCTTTAACTGAAGGAGTGGTGGCAAATACGGTCAGACAAGCTGTAATTGCGGCTTTACCTGCGGCGGCGCATTTAAAAGATCCTTTACCTAGTGGGTTGCGGAAAAAATATGATTTAATGGAATTGAAAGATGCAATTCCTAATATTCATTTTCCTAAAGATAGTGATACTTTAAAATCTGCGCGTCGTCGTTTAGTATTTGATGAATTTTTCTATTTGCAAGTTGGTTTATTGCAACGTCAGAAAAAAGCCAAGGAAATTCAAACCAGCGCCGTCCTTGCACCGAAAGGAAAGTTATTAGAAGAATTTAACGAAATTCTCCCTTTTAAATTTACTGGCGCTCAACAAAGAGTTATTAACGATATTCTCAACGACTTACAAAAACCTACACCGATGAATCGGTTAGTTCAAGGTGATGTGGGTTCAGGTAAAACTGTGGTGGCTGTGGTGGCGATTTTAGCCGCAATTCAATCCGGTTATCAAGCTGCTTTGATGGCTCCGACTGAAGTATTAGCAGAACAACATTATAGGAAGTTAGTTAGTTGGTTTAACTTGCTACATTTGCCCGTTGAATTATTAACAGGTTCGACAAAAATAGCCAAAAGGCGAGAAATTCATTCTCAGTTAGAAACAGGTGAATTACCTTTGTTGGTTGGAACTCACGCCTTAATTCAAGATAAAGTAAATTTTCAAAGTTTGGGTTTAGTTGTCATTGATGAACAGCATCGTTTTGGGGTAGAACAAAGAGCGAAGTTACAGCAGAAAGGCGAACAGCCCCATGTTTTAACCATGACTGCAACTCCTATCCCTCGAACTTTAGCATTAACAGTACATGGGGATTTAGATGTTAGTCAAATTGATGAATTACCCCCAGGAAGACAACAAATTAAAACCACTTTGTTAACTGGTCAGCAACGACCCCAAGCTTATGATTTAATGCGCCGAGAAGTTGCCCAAGGTAGACAAATATACGTGGTTTTACCATTGGTGGAAGAATCAGAAAAGTTGGATTTGCGATCGGCTGTAGATGAACATCAAAAATTACAAGAAAGCGTTTTTCCTGATTTTCAAGTTGGGTTATTGCATGGACGTATGACTTCAGCGGAGAAAGATGAAGCAATTACCAAATTTCGGGATAATGAAACGCAGATATTAGTTTCTACTACTGTGGTTGAAGTGGGTGTAGACGTGCCAAATGCCACGGTGATGCTAATTGAACACGCGGAAAGATTTGGTTTATCGCAGTTGCATCAATTACGGGGGCGTGTGGGTCGGGGTGCGGCGCAGTCTTATTGTTTATTGATGAGTAGTTCGAGAAGTGCGGATGCTCAACAACGGTTAAAGGTGTTGGAACAGTCCCAGGATGGGTTTTTTATCTCGGAAATGGATATGCGTTTTCGTGGCCCTGGGGAAGTGATGGGAACTCGTCAATCAGGGGTAGCGGATTTTACTTTAGCTAGTTTGGTGGAAGATGAGGATGTTTTGCTGTTAGCGCGACAAGCAGCAGAAAAGGTGATTGATATGGATGTAAGTTTGGCGCGTTGGCCGTTGATGAAGGATGAGTTGCAGTATAGGTATGCGCGGTTAATGGGTGGAGCTATTTTGACGTAA
- a CDS encoding Uma2 family endonuclease — MVISQTNPPNLGKEVTKTDFTPDEYRAMEEIAQERHEYCNGEIIIMPGGSEVHSAIASNILIYLGFLLRDTDFRFYNSDLRVWIPNFNHGTYADVLVINGEPEFNNNRNDEILNPLLIIEVLSPSTEGYDRGEKFRKYRSLSSFCEYVLVSQTEPYIEHYYKQEDQNNNLWQLQVYDQIDLSIFMHSLNLEVPMNENYRRIKF, encoded by the coding sequence GTGGTTATTTCACAAACCAACCCGCCAAACCTTGGAAAAGAGGTCACAAAAACTGATTTCACTCCAGATGAGTATCGAGCGATGGAGGAAATCGCCCAAGAACGTCATGAATATTGTAATGGAGAAATTATTATTATGCCTGGAGGTTCAGAAGTTCATAGTGCGATAGCTAGTAATATATTAATTTACTTGGGATTTTTACTCAGAGATACTGATTTTCGCTTTTACAATAGTGATTTGCGAGTTTGGATTCCTAATTTTAATCATGGAACTTATGCAGATGTTCTGGTGATTAATGGTGAACCGGAATTCAATAATAATCGCAACGATGAAATTCTCAATCCTTTACTGATTATTGAAGTTCTTTCTCCTTCTACAGAGGGTTATGATAGAGGAGAGAAATTCAGAAAATATCGCTCTCTTTCTAGTTTTTGTGAATATGTGCTTGTTAGTCAAACTGAACCTTATATTGAGCATTATTATAAACAGGAAGATCAAAATAATAATCTTTGGCAATTGCAAGTTTATGATCAGATTGATTTGTCTATTTTTATGCACAGTTTAAATCTAGAAGTTCCTATGAATGAAAATTATCGACGGATTAAATTTTAA